One window of the Mobula birostris isolate sMobBir1 chromosome 19, sMobBir1.hap1, whole genome shotgun sequence genome contains the following:
- the LOC140212294 gene encoding proline-rich protein 15-like produces the protein MADGGMSGWWKSMTMKKKAKELTDKGSGQENGQFPADKTSAQENKPPAVPEEKEHSDPRLEKGFSEKNTRRNLKISRSGRFKEKRRVRATLPESPKFFEGNGNTNDEN, from the coding sequence ATGGCCGACGGCGGGATGAGCGGCTGGTGGAAGTCGATGACCATGAAGAAGAAGGCGAAGGAGCTGACGGACAAGGGGTCGGGGCAGGAGAACGGGCAGTTCCCCGCAGACAAGACGTCGGCTCAGGAAAACAAACCCCCGGCCGTGCCGGAGGAGAAGGAACACTCGGATCCCCGGCTGGAGAAGGGCTTTAGCGAGAAGAACACGCGCAGGAACCTGAAAATCTCCCGCTCGGGACGTTTCAAGGAGAAGCGCAGGGTGCGAGCCACTCTGCCCGAGAGCCCCAAGTTCTTCGAGGGCAATGGGAATACAAACGATGAAAACTAA